A genomic region of bacterium contains the following coding sequences:
- a CDS encoding glutamine amidotransferase — protein MLRARQTILSSALLLALVACQAAPAGEGNWSSGPATSMLDDLVKTAGERRLTAAFLIVDGVYNTELTAPFDVLQHTIYHAPNGLGIEVFTISPDGRAVTTAEGLNIQADHSFANAPAIDLLVVPSAEASRDKDLEREDLIEWVAATGERAGGNMSLCWGAFVLAQAGLLDDTACTTFPSDYDTFTERFPALDLRINVSFVHSGKTITSQGGARSFDAAMYLVDRLYGEQVAAGVGGGLLIPWPPDDDWVPYLVSEPK, from the coding sequence GTGCTGCGAGCGCGACAGACCATCCTGAGCTCGGCACTCCTGCTGGCGCTCGTCGCCTGCCAAGCCGCCCCCGCGGGCGAAGGCAACTGGTCGAGCGGACCCGCGACGAGTATGCTCGACGACCTGGTGAAGACCGCCGGCGAACGGCGTCTCACCGCCGCTTTTCTCATTGTCGACGGTGTCTACAACACCGAGCTCACTGCGCCTTTCGACGTCCTCCAGCACACGATTTACCACGCCCCGAACGGCCTCGGCATCGAGGTCTTCACCATTTCTCCCGACGGTCGGGCCGTGACCACGGCGGAAGGCCTGAACATCCAGGCCGACCACAGCTTCGCGAACGCGCCGGCCATCGACTTGCTCGTGGTTCCAAGCGCCGAAGCGAGTCGAGACAAGGACCTCGAACGCGAAGACCTTATCGAATGGGTCGCCGCAACCGGCGAGCGGGCGGGCGGGAACATGTCTCTCTGTTGGGGCGCATTCGTTCTCGCGCAGGCCGGCCTTCTCGACGACACCGCCTGCACGACGTTCCCCAGCGACTACGACACCTTCACCGAGCGTTTTCCGGCGCTCGACCTGCGTATCAACGTGTCTTTTGTTCACTCCGGAAAGACCATCACATCCCAGGGAGGGGCGCGCAGTTTCGACGCCGCGATGTATCTCGTCGACAGGCTGTACGGAGAGCAGGTTGCGGCTGGAGTCGGCGGCGGCCTGTTGATTCCCTGGCCGCCCGATGACGACTGGGTGCCCTATCTGGTTTCGGAGCCGAAATGA
- a CDS encoding BrxA/BrxB family bacilliredoxin produces the protein MRDELTSIGFQELRTAEEVDAFMADKSGSALLVVNSVCGCAAGQARPGLRAALQSEVKPDRLATVFAGQDAEAAARARGYFADIPPSSPSIALFNQGELVYFVPRHRIENRSAEEVADDLTQAFARDLGASVS, from the coding sequence ATGCGAGACGAGCTCACATCCATCGGCTTTCAGGAACTACGCACCGCCGAAGAGGTCGATGCCTTCATGGCCGACAAGTCCGGTTCGGCGTTGCTGGTCGTCAACTCGGTTTGTGGTTGCGCTGCCGGTCAGGCGCGCCCCGGCCTGCGGGCGGCGCTTCAGTCGGAAGTCAAGCCGGATCGGTTGGCGACGGTATTCGCCGGTCAAGATGCCGAAGCCGCGGCCAGGGCGCGCGGTTATTTTGCCGACATTCCACCATCGAGCCCCTCGATCGCTCTGTTCAACCAGGGCGAGCTGGTCTATTTTGTGCCCAGACACCGGATCGAGAATCGGTCGGCCGAAGAGGTGGCGGATGATTTGACCCAGGCCTTCGCCCGGGACCTCGGCGCCTCGGTTTCCTGA
- a CDS encoding DUF423 domain-containing protein, whose translation MNWLVAGALLCAASIVAGAFGAHALAARLAADSLTLWETAARYLMYGGLGLSLVGLGGKVLAQPVAAPGWSLFLGTLVFSGTVFALALGSPRWLGAVTPIGGLLMIVGFVLFAIAAWR comes from the coding sequence ATGAACTGGCTTGTGGCCGGAGCGCTCCTCTGCGCGGCTTCGATCGTCGCCGGCGCCTTTGGAGCGCACGCGCTGGCCGCTCGGCTGGCAGCGGACAGCCTTACCCTTTGGGAGACGGCGGCTCGCTACCTGATGTATGGCGGCCTCGGGCTGTCGCTGGTAGGACTCGGCGGGAAAGTGCTCGCTCAGCCTGTGGCGGCACCGGGCTGGTCGTTGTTCCTCGGCACGCTGGTTTTCAGCGGTACCGTGTTCGCTCTGGCGCTGGGCTCGCCCCGTTGGCTCGGAGCCGTGACCCCGATCGGCGGCCTGCTCATGATCGTCGGCTTTGTCCTGTTCGCGATCGCGGCCTGGCGCTGA
- a CDS encoding thiamine pyrophosphate-binding protein, translating to MLIAMDGGDRIARVLTRHGVRFLFTLCGGHISPILVAAKRRGIRVVDVRDEASAVFAADSVARLTGIPGVAAVTAGPGLTNTITAVKNAQLAQSPVVILGGATGTILKGRGSLQDIDQLALVEPHVKWAGTSSRVRDLEPALEKAMFIAAEGVPGPVFLECPVDLLYPEEIVRKLYLDMGGKGQSLSSRALSSYLGWHVNRLFRGAGKPRAAELGIPEPAGPRPFEIRRALRRLGLARRPVLMVGSQALVRAERAADVAKAVARLEIPTYLSGMARGLLGRGHRLQMRHKRRVALKEADLVILAGVPFDFRLDYGRQISSKAKVISANLSEEGLKKNRDPDLGVCCNAGRFLEALATEAPRSVDRSEWLGRLRERDLAREQDIAERATEPTGHINPLALCREIDTHLDSNSVLVADGGDFVATASYSVSPRGPLSWLDPGVFGTLGVGGGFALGAKLCRPGAEVWIIYGDGSAAYSIAEFDTYVRHELPVIAVVGNDASWAQIAREQIEILEDDVGTVLRRSDYHVVAEGFGGKGLLLDSPDKIAPTLAAAKAEAARGRPVLINALLGKSDFRKGSISM from the coding sequence ATCTTGATAGCCATGGACGGCGGTGATCGCATAGCTCGAGTTCTCACCCGACACGGCGTCCGATTTCTTTTCACGCTGTGCGGAGGTCACATCTCCCCGATCCTCGTCGCTGCCAAGCGGCGCGGCATTCGAGTCGTCGATGTTCGCGACGAGGCCAGCGCGGTGTTCGCCGCCGACTCGGTCGCCCGGCTCACGGGGATACCCGGGGTGGCGGCGGTAACCGCAGGGCCCGGGCTCACCAATACGATTACGGCGGTCAAGAACGCCCAGCTGGCGCAGTCCCCCGTGGTGATCCTGGGAGGAGCCACGGGCACGATCCTCAAGGGTCGTGGATCACTCCAGGACATCGATCAGCTCGCCCTGGTCGAGCCGCACGTCAAGTGGGCCGGCACGTCGTCACGGGTGCGGGACCTGGAACCGGCGCTCGAGAAGGCCATGTTCATAGCGGCCGAAGGCGTGCCCGGACCGGTCTTCCTGGAGTGCCCGGTGGATCTGCTCTATCCGGAAGAGATCGTGCGCAAGCTCTATCTCGATATGGGCGGCAAGGGGCAGAGCCTGTCGTCCCGCGCCCTGTCTTCCTACCTTGGCTGGCACGTCAACAGGTTGTTTCGAGGAGCCGGAAAGCCTCGTGCCGCCGAGTTGGGGATCCCGGAACCCGCGGGTCCGCGACCGTTCGAGATTCGCCGCGCCCTGCGGCGCCTGGGGCTCGCGCGACGGCCGGTGCTGATGGTGGGCAGCCAGGCTCTGGTGCGCGCGGAGCGCGCCGCCGATGTGGCGAAAGCGGTGGCACGGCTGGAGATTCCAACCTACCTTTCGGGCATGGCGCGCGGTCTCCTGGGACGCGGGCACCGATTGCAAATGCGGCATAAACGGCGCGTCGCTCTCAAGGAGGCCGACCTGGTCATCCTGGCGGGCGTCCCCTTCGACTTTCGACTCGACTACGGCCGCCAGATCAGTTCAAAAGCGAAGGTGATCTCGGCGAACCTGAGCGAGGAAGGCCTGAAGAAGAACCGGGATCCCGATCTCGGCGTCTGCTGTAACGCCGGCCGCTTCCTCGAAGCGCTGGCGACCGAGGCTCCGCGAAGCGTAGACCGAAGCGAATGGCTCGGACGCCTGCGCGAGCGCGACCTCGCGCGCGAACAGGACATCGCCGAACGGGCCACCGAGCCCACCGGCCATATCAACCCCTTGGCCCTGTGCCGGGAGATCGACACCCATCTCGATTCCAACAGCGTTCTGGTGGCCGACGGCGGAGACTTCGTGGCCACTGCCTCCTATTCCGTGTCGCCGCGGGGTCCGCTGTCTTGGCTGGATCCCGGGGTCTTCGGAACTCTCGGTGTCGGCGGCGGCTTCGCTCTCGGCGCCAAGCTCTGCCGGCCCGGGGCCGAGGTCTGGATCATCTACGGAGACGGCTCCGCGGCCTACTCGATCGCCGAGTTCGACACTTACGTCCGGCACGAACTGCCGGTAATCGCCGTGGTCGGGAACGACGCCTCCTGGGCCCAGATCGCCAGGGAGCAGATCGAGATCCTCGAAGACGACGTCGGAACCGTGCTCCGGCGCAGCGACTACCACGTCGTGGCCGAGGGATTCGGCGGCAAAGGGCTCCTCCTGGACTCCCCGGACAAGATCGCGCCGACTCTGGCCGCTGCCAAGGCGGAGGCCGCTCGGGGACGGCCGGTGCTGATCAACGCTCTGCTCGGCAAGAGCGACTTCCGCAAGGGCTCGATCTCGATGTAG
- a CDS encoding PaaI family thioesterase, with translation MDLRTHPDIDRRLCGEPVELGEGFASVELKATPEMVVDEHRLVHGGFVFGLADHAAMLAVNHPNVVLGQANSRFLKPVREGEILLAVAEIVRRDGRKKTVQVEVRRGNDTVMSAELVCYELDHHVLQVPSPHAE, from the coding sequence ATGGATCTCAGGACCCACCCGGACATCGACCGGCGGCTCTGCGGCGAGCCGGTCGAGCTCGGCGAAGGCTTCGCTTCGGTCGAGCTCAAGGCAACGCCGGAGATGGTGGTCGACGAGCACAGACTCGTGCACGGAGGCTTCGTTTTCGGTCTGGCCGACCACGCGGCGATGCTCGCCGTGAACCACCCCAACGTGGTTCTGGGGCAAGCCAACAGTAGATTCCTCAAGCCGGTCCGAGAAGGCGAGATCCTCCTCGCGGTTGCCGAGATCGTCCGACGCGACGGCCGGAAGAAGACCGTACAGGTTGAGGTCCGCCGTGGGAACGACACCGTCATGAGCGCCGAGCTGGTCTGCTACGAGTTGGACCATCACGTTCTACAAGTCCCGAGCCCGCACGCCGAGTAG
- the pruA gene encoding L-glutamate gamma-semialdehyde dehydrogenase, translated as MPNAIANPPLPRNEPVRDYEPGSPERAAIKERLADMMIEEVEIPLIIGGEEVRTGNTAQVICPHDRKHVLGVYHRAGESEVNDAVEASQRAWREWSEMAWEDRAGVLLKAADLLAGPWRDTVNAATMLNQSKSVYQAEIDSACELIDFWRFNPAFMRRIYEDQPDSAAGVWNRVDYRPLEGFVFAVTPFNFTSIAGNLPTAPALMGNTVLWKPASTSVLSGYYVMRVLEAAGMPAGVINFLPGSGSQVGDPALASSHFSGLHFTGSTAVFQGMWRTISERLADYKTYPRIVGETGGKDFVFVHESADVQAVVTALVRGAFEYQGQKCSAASRAYIPLSMWSELRDRLETEVGRIKTGSPLDFSNFMCAVIDESSYDNIMEYLDHTRTAPDLEVLLGGSGDKSEGFFVEPTVVMSRDAGSRLMCEEIFGPVLSIHVYPDHELEETLEICDQTSPYGLTGAIFAQDRKVIEAMSNALRHSAGNFYINDKPTGAVVGQQPFGGARASGTNDKAGSAANLLRWTSQRSIKETFSPPTDFGYPFMGAD; from the coding sequence ATGCCCAACGCAATTGCCAATCCGCCGCTGCCGAGAAACGAGCCCGTTCGCGACTACGAGCCCGGCTCTCCCGAGCGCGCTGCGATCAAGGAACGGCTCGCCGACATGATGATTGAAGAGGTGGAGATTCCGCTGATCATCGGCGGGGAGGAGGTTCGTACCGGAAACACCGCGCAGGTCATTTGCCCACACGACCGGAAGCATGTCCTGGGGGTCTATCACCGCGCGGGTGAGAGCGAAGTCAACGATGCGGTCGAGGCGTCTCAGCGGGCCTGGCGAGAGTGGTCCGAGATGGCCTGGGAAGACCGTGCCGGGGTGCTGCTCAAGGCGGCGGATCTCCTGGCCGGTCCGTGGCGCGACACCGTCAACGCAGCGACCATGCTGAACCAGTCTAAGAGCGTCTACCAGGCCGAGATCGACTCGGCCTGCGAATTGATCGACTTCTGGCGATTCAACCCCGCCTTCATGCGCAGAATCTATGAGGACCAGCCCGACTCGGCGGCCGGGGTGTGGAACCGGGTCGATTACCGACCTCTCGAGGGCTTCGTCTTCGCGGTGACTCCGTTCAATTTCACCTCGATTGCGGGCAACTTGCCGACCGCACCGGCGCTCATGGGCAACACCGTCCTGTGGAAGCCCGCTTCGACCTCGGTTCTCTCCGGTTACTACGTGATGAGGGTGCTCGAAGCGGCGGGCATGCCGGCGGGCGTGATCAACTTCCTGCCGGGCAGCGGCAGCCAGGTCGGGGATCCGGCCTTGGCGAGCTCGCACTTCTCCGGCCTGCACTTCACCGGCTCCACAGCGGTTTTTCAAGGGATGTGGCGCACCATCAGCGAGCGCCTTGCCGACTACAAGACCTATCCGCGCATCGTGGGCGAGACCGGCGGCAAGGACTTCGTGTTCGTTCACGAGTCGGCTGACGTTCAGGCCGTGGTCACCGCGCTGGTCCGCGGCGCTTTCGAGTATCAGGGGCAGAAGTGCTCGGCGGCTTCGCGCGCCTACATTCCACTGTCGATGTGGAGTGAGCTGAGGGATCGCCTCGAGACCGAGGTCGGCAGAATCAAGACCGGCTCACCACTCGATTTCTCGAACTTCATGTGCGCGGTGATCGACGAGAGCTCATACGACAACATCATGGAGTACCTGGACCACACTCGTACGGCCCCGGATCTGGAGGTGCTCCTGGGCGGCTCCGGCGACAAGTCAGAGGGATTCTTCGTCGAGCCCACGGTCGTCATGTCGAGAGACGCGGGCTCGCGCCTGATGTGCGAGGAGATCTTCGGACCGGTCCTGTCGATTCATGTCTACCCGGACCACGAGCTGGAGGAGACTCTCGAGATCTGCGACCAGACGAGCCCCTATGGGCTCACCGGAGCCATCTTCGCGCAGGATCGCAAGGTGATCGAGGCGATGTCGAACGCGCTCAGACACAGCGCCGGTAACTTCTACATCAATGACAAGCCCACCGGAGCCGTCGTCGGCCAGCAGCCTTTTGGCGGAGCTCGGGCCTCCGGAACCAACGACAAGGCGGGGTCGGCGGCGAACTTGCTGCGTTGGACCTCCCAGCGCTCGATCAAAGAGACCTTCTCGCCGCCGACCGACTTCGGCTACCCGTTCATGGGCGCGGACTAG
- a CDS encoding PilZ domain-containing protein, with protein sequence MADNRRIAVRVKKALDVVYSSSSPPIEARLEDLSETGMFIETSHPLEVGAELEFWIALPSDEAEAPVTGKGEVIWTDQAVGVGVHFTQISDADRERIKWFVAEVFFG encoded by the coding sequence ATGGCAGACAACCGTCGCATTGCTGTACGAGTCAAGAAGGCGCTCGACGTCGTCTACTCGAGCTCGTCGCCGCCGATCGAGGCCCGGCTGGAAGACCTGAGCGAAACCGGGATGTTCATCGAAACCTCTCACCCCCTGGAGGTCGGTGCCGAGCTCGAGTTCTGGATCGCTCTGCCGAGTGACGAGGCCGAAGCGCCGGTTACAGGCAAGGGCGAGGTCATCTGGACCGATCAGGCGGTCGGTGTGGGCGTGCACTTCACCCAGATCAGCGACGCGGACCGAGAGCGAATCAAGTGGTTCGTCGCCGAGGTCTTCTTCGGCTGA
- a CDS encoding glycosyltransferase, with protein MKASISVVIPTHNRVGPLERALNSVLQQSYAAREVLIVDDGSEDGTSEMVAERFPGFTVLSQPNRGVSAARNRGVRAAGHEWIALLDSDDEWLPGKLEAQIAALEADPAQRLCHCDEIWMRNGIRVNPRLRHRKAGGWIFRQCLPLCAISPSATLLHRSVFDECGFFDESLPACEDYEFWLRYTARNPVLFVDRPLMIKHGGHADQLSRRVEALDRYRIRALAKLLDGSPLTAPDRAAAVATLLEKISIYKSGVVKRGRSEEVARLERLAARFQAA; from the coding sequence ATGAAGGCATCGATCTCGGTCGTGATCCCGACCCACAACCGCGTCGGGCCTCTGGAACGTGCTCTGAACTCGGTCCTACAGCAGTCGTATGCCGCGCGGGAGGTGCTGATTGTCGACGACGGCTCCGAGGACGGCACGAGCGAGATGGTCGCCGAGCGATTCCCGGGATTTACGGTTTTGAGCCAGCCGAACCGGGGCGTGAGCGCGGCGCGGAATCGCGGCGTCCGGGCGGCCGGCCATGAGTGGATCGCCCTTCTCGACTCCGACGACGAGTGGCTGCCGGGCAAGCTCGAAGCCCAGATCGCGGCGCTAGAGGCCGACCCCGCTCAAAGACTCTGCCACTGCGACGAGATCTGGATGCGCAACGGGATTCGCGTGAATCCACGCCTGCGGCACCGGAAGGCCGGCGGCTGGATCTTCCGGCAGTGCCTGCCGCTCTGCGCGATCTCGCCGTCGGCGACGCTTTTGCACCGCTCCGTTTTCGACGAGTGCGGGTTCTTCGACGAGAGTCTGCCGGCGTGCGAAGACTACGAGTTCTGGCTCCGGTATACGGCTAGGAACCCGGTGCTCTTCGTCGACCGGCCCCTGATGATTAAGCATGGCGGGCACGCCGACCAGCTGTCTCGGAGGGTCGAGGCCCTGGACAGGTATCGTATTCGAGCGCTGGCCAAGCTGCTCGACGGATCGCCGTTGACAGCCCCCGACCGTGCCGCTGCCGTGGCGACTCTGCTCGAGAAGATCTCGATCTACAAGTCGGGTGTGGTCAAGAGGGGGCGCTCCGAGGAGGTCGCGCGGCTCGAGCGGCTGGCCGCGAGGTTTCAAGCCGCATGA
- a CDS encoding 5'-methylthioadenosine/S-adenosylhomocysteine nucleosidase produces MTFIVTALQSEARPLVRHFGLKGSDAPSPYRIYYGEEITLVVSGVGRVASAAATSFVFARAGAPRNRPWINVGIAGHPSAEIGSAWLAHKISDDSTGRSWYPSLVFDPGVPTAEVVTVDQPENRFARHALYDMEASAFFAVASRFALVELVQVLKIVSDNPSAPAGGLKPADVARLVGEHAEAVSELVTKTRTVADGLAEVPVDPEPWMSGRHFTVSQTRKLFELLRRLTVLDDGTGFSADDFSGAGDARGLLLALERRVTRGGVAF; encoded by the coding sequence ATGACCTTCATCGTTACCGCGCTCCAGTCCGAGGCGCGCCCGCTGGTGAGGCATTTCGGCCTCAAGGGCTCGGACGCTCCGTCGCCCTATCGGATCTATTACGGCGAGGAGATCACTTTGGTGGTCTCGGGTGTGGGGCGCGTCGCGAGCGCCGCTGCGACGTCTTTCGTCTTCGCACGAGCCGGCGCGCCGCGCAACCGCCCCTGGATCAACGTCGGGATAGCTGGGCACCCGAGCGCCGAGATCGGGTCGGCGTGGCTCGCTCACAAGATCTCCGACGATTCGACCGGGCGCTCCTGGTATCCGAGCCTGGTTTTCGATCCCGGCGTTCCGACGGCTGAAGTGGTGACCGTGGATCAACCCGAGAATCGATTCGCGCGACATGCTCTCTACGACATGGAAGCGTCGGCCTTCTTCGCCGTCGCGTCCCGCTTTGCTCTGGTGGAATTGGTACAGGTTTTGAAGATCGTCTCTGACAATCCGAGCGCACCCGCCGGGGGACTCAAACCGGCGGATGTGGCGAGGCTTGTCGGGGAGCACGCCGAGGCGGTCTCGGAGCTGGTCACGAAGACCCGCACGGTCGCCGACGGGCTCGCGGAAGTGCCGGTGGACCCGGAGCCCTGGATGAGCGGCAGGCATTTCACGGTCAGCCAGACTCGCAAGCTCTTCGAGCTTCTGCGCCGTCTGACGGTTCTCGATGACGGGACCGGTTTCTCGGCCGACGACTTCTCCGGCGCGGGAGACGCACGCGGCCTCTTGCTGGCGCTCGAGAGGCGCGTAACGCGGGGAGGCGTCGCCTTCTAG
- a CDS encoding DNA photolyase produces the protein MARVYLESEVAAHSRSLAILDRLPKTERVECARYTEVFNRRAQNFRLQKLRPALILARKHRGLVLPAPPGYGVGGEHNFYFSHMLNCVYDCRYCFLQGMYRSANYVLFVNYEDFFAAIDSRLAETESDAVWFFSGYDCDSLALEGLTGFASGFLPFFAARPQAWLELRTKSTQTRSLLETEAIANCVVAFSFTPEAAHRKLEAGVPSIENRLAAMRKLAERGWRLGVRFDPLLWSERFEEEYRRLVDRVFSVVPVASLHSVSFGPFRLPADFFRRMAKLMPDERLFAGALETVGGVVSYRSGLERELAEFVNAELARRVPAQVLFPCAPEGGVAAAQRGEARSP, from the coding sequence ATGGCTCGGGTCTATCTCGAGAGCGAAGTCGCTGCGCATTCGCGATCACTGGCGATCTTGGACCGGCTGCCAAAAACCGAGCGAGTCGAGTGTGCGCGCTATACCGAGGTTTTCAATCGCAGGGCCCAGAATTTCCGTTTGCAGAAACTCCGGCCGGCCCTGATCCTGGCGCGCAAGCATCGCGGACTCGTGCTGCCCGCGCCACCCGGATACGGCGTCGGGGGCGAGCACAACTTCTATTTTTCGCACATGCTCAACTGTGTCTACGATTGCCGCTACTGCTTCCTGCAAGGGATGTATCGATCGGCGAACTACGTTCTGTTCGTCAACTATGAGGACTTCTTTGCGGCGATCGACAGTCGTCTGGCGGAAACCGAATCCGACGCCGTCTGGTTCTTCTCGGGCTACGATTGCGACAGCTTGGCCCTCGAGGGCTTGACCGGTTTTGCCTCGGGGTTCCTGCCGTTCTTCGCCGCCCGCCCTCAAGCTTGGCTCGAGTTGCGGACCAAGAGCACGCAGACTCGATCGCTGCTGGAAACGGAGGCGATCGCGAACTGTGTCGTGGCGTTCAGCTTCACTCCCGAGGCGGCACACCGGAAGCTCGAAGCCGGCGTGCCGTCGATCGAGAACAGGCTGGCCGCGATGCGCAAGCTGGCGGAACGGGGTTGGCGGCTGGGCGTGCGTTTCGATCCGCTGCTCTGGAGCGAGCGGTTCGAGGAGGAGTATCGGAGGCTCGTCGATCGGGTCTTCAGCGTCGTCCCGGTTGCCAGTCTGCACTCGGTCAGCTTCGGTCCGTTCAGACTGCCAGCGGACTTTTTCCGCCGGATGGCGAAGCTGATGCCCGACGAGAGGCTCTTCGCCGGGGCGCTGGAGACGGTCGGCGGAGTGGTGAGCTATCGGTCGGGGCTGGAGCGCGAATTGGCGGAGTTCGTGAATGCCGAGCTGGCGCGGCGCGTTCCGGCGCAGGTCCTGTTCCCATGTGCCCCCGAGGGCGGCGTGGCCGCGGCTCAACGCGGCGAGGCTCGGTCCCCATAG
- a CDS encoding carotenoid 1,2-hydratase, with translation MRSKPRELSALVVAAGLACAPPTGKTPNREQMTPSAPGRLSVAASLGAGDTTEVEGFARALEPRTLLFPEDHGPHPEYRTEWWYWIGNLEAEDGRRFGYQLTFFRSALAPPAPDDESSESSATSDWATRQLYMAHLAVADVDGDSFMSFERFSRGALDLAGARSDPFRVWLEDWSVEASESGEAWIVRAAGGPVELRLTLDPGKPRVLHGDRGLSRKGTAPGAASYYYSRTRMPTRGSILLGDVALEVEGASWFDREWSTSLLAQDEVGWDWLGAQLEDGRELMFFRLRRRDGSSARADGTMVALDGNSRTLDTRGFALIPRGDWTSPETGVTYPAAFRLELPDEGLSLDIEPLLADQELRLSFVYWEGAVAISGTVAGQGYLEMTGYGDRASPR, from the coding sequence ATGAGATCGAAACCACGAGAGCTTTCGGCGCTCGTAGTCGCGGCAGGGCTCGCCTGCGCGCCGCCCACTGGCAAGACGCCGAACCGAGAGCAAATGACGCCGTCCGCCCCCGGCCGGCTCTCGGTCGCCGCCTCGCTGGGCGCCGGCGACACCACCGAGGTCGAGGGCTTCGCAAGAGCGCTCGAGCCGCGTACGCTTCTCTTTCCTGAGGACCACGGCCCCCACCCTGAGTACAGAACCGAGTGGTGGTATTGGATCGGCAACCTCGAGGCCGAAGACGGTCGCCGCTTCGGCTACCAGCTGACGTTCTTTCGCAGCGCCCTGGCACCACCGGCCCCGGACGACGAGAGCTCGGAGAGCTCGGCTACCTCGGACTGGGCGACCCGGCAGCTCTATATGGCTCACCTGGCGGTCGCAGACGTCGATGGCGACAGCTTCATGTCCTTCGAGCGTTTCAGTCGCGGCGCCTTGGATCTGGCCGGCGCACGGTCAGATCCCTTCCGGGTCTGGCTCGAAGACTGGTCGGTCGAGGCGAGCGAATCAGGCGAGGCCTGGATCGTGCGGGCGGCGGGCGGTCCGGTCGAGCTGCGGCTCACTCTCGACCCCGGCAAGCCGAGAGTGCTGCACGGCGATCGAGGCCTGAGCCGTAAGGGCACGGCCCCCGGGGCGGCCTCCTACTACTACTCGCGAACGCGCATGCCCACGCGCGGCAGCATCCTCCTGGGAGACGTCGCGCTCGAGGTCGAAGGGGCCAGCTGGTTCGATCGCGAGTGGAGCACGTCTCTGCTCGCCCAGGACGAGGTCGGATGGGATTGGCTCGGAGCGCAGCTCGAAGACGGTCGCGAGTTGATGTTCTTCCGGCTCCGCCGCCGCGATGGATCCAGCGCGCGCGCTGACGGCACGATGGTAGCGCTCGACGGCAACAGTCGGACTCTCGATACGCGGGGCTTCGCGCTCATACCGCGCGGAGACTGGACCAGCCCGGAGACCGGCGTCACCTATCCTGCCGCCTTCCGGCTCGAGCTGCCCGACGAGGGCCTTTCGCTCGACATCGAGCCGTTGCTGGCCGATCAGGAGTTGCGCCTGTCCTTCGTCTACTGGGAGGGCGCGGTTGCCATCTCGGGCACGGTCGCCGGCCAAGGCTATCTCGAGATGACCGGCTATGGGGACCGAGCCTCGCCGCGTTGA